From the Alkalibacter saccharofermentans DSM 14828 genome, the window AAGGGAACATTGAGGCGCTTAGAAACTTCCCTTCCTACAAGTTCTCCCGTACGGGTTATCTTAAAAGCTGTTTTTTTGATATTTTCGGCGACTACGTTGATTGGTTCGCCCTTAACTTTTTCCAACGCGCTTTTTACAACACCAGGGCCACTGACTCCAACGTTTACTACGGCTTCCCCTTCACCTATTCCGTGGAAAGCTCCTGCCATGAATGGATTGTCGTCTACTGCGTTTGCAAATACAACGAGTTTGGCACAGCCTATGGAATCTTGATCCTTGGTGAGGTATGCTGCATCTTTGATTACTTTCCCCATCATTTTAATGGCATCCATGTTTATGCCAGCCTTTGAGCTTCCTACGTTAACAGATGAGCATACTCTTTCAGTTTCGCTTAAAGCCTGGGCTATAGAGTTTATAAAACCTATGTCGCTTTCGGTAAAGTCCTTTTGGACCAAGGCAGAGTATCCCCCGATGAAGTTTACTCCCACTTCTTTTGCAGCCTTGTCTAGGATCTGCGCATAAGCGATGTAGTCCTTGTCGTCACTTGCCGCGGCGATGACGGAAATCGGCGTGACGGAAATTCTCTTGTTGATGATAGGTATCCCGAACTCGTCCTCAATGTCATTGCCTGTTTTGACCAGGTCTTTTGCAAGGCGCATGATTTTGTCGTAAATCCTGGTCCTTGCCTTTTTGCCGGAAGAGTCGATGGTATCGAGAAGGGAAATACCCATGGTGATAGTCCTGATATCCAAATTTTCCTTTTCAATCATTCGAACTGTTTCAAATATATTCTTATTGTATAAAGTCATCAAAGAAACCCCCTAAATGTTGTGCATGCTTTCAAAGATTTCTTCACGCTGTATCTTTATCGATACCCCTATTTCGTCTCCTGTTTTTTCCAAGATGTCCTTGAGTTCGTTGAACTCGCATTTTATCTGGGAAAGATCTGCTAACATCATCATGGTGAAGTAATCCTGCATGATAGTTTGGCTGATATCTTCGATATTTACGGAGTTTTCCGATAGTACTTTAGATACGTTATAGATAATACCAACTTTATCCTTTCCTATTACGGTGATTATTGCCTTCATTTTTATTCCTCCCGAATTGAATTGTACCGGCATATCCGGTTTTTCATACAAAAAAGAGCTTTGAGTATCTTTTAAGCTCTACTTTAAGTATAATAAATTTATAACATTATATCACTGAAAAATTTAAATGTAAATGAACACTGGATGTTGACATACGATATCATAATAAAAAGGCGGAAACCAGGTGGAGACAAACAACAAAAACGATGTATTAAAGGCAATCGGCGCTATTTCAATGATCATAGACCACATAGGGGCTGTTTTTTTACCCCACATGATAATTTTAAGGGCGATAGGAAGATTGGCGTTTCCCATATTTGCATATCAAGTAGCCTTGGGATTTGAAAAAACTAGGAATCCGTACAAATACATATTAAGGATGCTTTCATTTGCGGTTTTATCTGCTTATCCGTTTTATAGCTTCTCCATGATTGTCTCCCAAGATCCGGGATATCAAAACGTTTTGTTCACGTTCTTCTTTGCCTTATTGGTGTTAAAGAACCTAAAAGAGAAGAAGTGGGTAGCAATGATAGCTTTTGGGGTAGTGCCTGTGTTGCTGCTGGGATTTGTGGGCATTACATTTGATTATGGATTATACGGAATTGCATGTGTAGTGGTCTTTTAT encodes:
- a CDS encoding PFL family protein, which encodes MTLYNKNIFETVRMIEKENLDIRTITMGISLLDTIDSSGKKARTRIYDKIMRLAKDLVKTGNDIEDEFGIPIINKRISVTPISVIAAASDDKDYIAYAQILDKAAKEVGVNFIGGYSALVQKDFTESDIGFINSIAQALSETERVCSSVNVGSSKAGINMDAIKMMGKVIKDAAYLTKDQDSIGCAKLVVFANAVDDNPFMAGAFHGIGEGEAVVNVGVSGPGVVKSALEKVKGEPINVVAENIKKTAFKITRTGELVGREVSKRLNVPFGILDLSLAPTPEIGDSVGRILEEIGLEACGAHGTTAALALLNDAVKKGGIMASSSVGGLSGAFIPVSEDEGMISAVKAGALTFDKLEAMTSVCSVGLDMIAIPGNTEATTISAIIADEAAIGVINNKTTAVRIIPVYGKDLGDTASFGGLLGYAPIMSVSKFSSADFINRGGRIPAPIHSFKN
- a CDS encoding ACT domain-containing protein, with translation MKAIITVIGKDKVGIIYNVSKVLSENSVNIEDISQTIMQDYFTMMMLADLSQIKCEFNELKDILEKTGDEIGVSIKIQREEIFESMHNI
- a CDS encoding TraX family protein, which translates into the protein METNNKNDVLKAIGAISMIIDHIGAVFLPHMIILRAIGRLAFPIFAYQVALGFEKTRNPYKYILRMLSFAVLSAYPFYSFSMIVSQDPGYQNVLFTFFFALLVLKNLKEKKWVAMIAFGVVPVLLLGFVGITFDYGLYGIACVVVFYLAKSHLQRSMGIFSVTVLYLSSRYISAGISIVQVFSNLQLLSVLSVYLIDRKFETNVRLPRYFFYLFYPLHMAMIVLVYSVML